A genome region from Rhodanobacter thiooxydans includes the following:
- a CDS encoding COX15/CtaA family protein, producing MSSRSLRWLRWLALFAAVFAFGLVMFGAFVRLSNAGLSCPDWPTCYGQVTWPQHAQAVAHADAAFPDRPYEAHKAWREQVHRFLAGTLGVLVLLLALLASWRRRDALLAVLAGAVFAAFGVGLYMRGEHLWSSLLAACAIALPLIAAIRLPRPGAWKICVLALAVIIFQAMLGMWTVTLLLKPIVVMGHLLGGMATFALLAYAALRFAGVAAAGDGLADLRRLVAVGIVLLLCQIALGGWTSANYAALACGYGPGSFPECLGQWAPPADFREGFVLWRGIGVNYEGGVLDMAARSAIQIAHRLGALVVFCYLGWLAVRTARHGLRALGLAIALALAAQVLLGISNVYFGLPLAVATAHNGIAALLLFTLLATLARTQRRHDASMFLSLGRA from the coding sequence ATGTCGTCGCGCTCGCTGCGTTGGTTGCGCTGGCTGGCACTGTTCGCGGCAGTGTTCGCGTTTGGACTGGTGATGTTTGGCGCCTTCGTGCGGCTGTCCAATGCCGGCCTGTCCTGCCCGGACTGGCCGACCTGCTACGGCCAGGTGACCTGGCCGCAGCATGCGCAGGCGGTGGCGCATGCCGACGCGGCGTTCCCGGATCGCCCGTACGAGGCGCACAAGGCCTGGCGCGAGCAGGTGCACCGCTTCCTCGCCGGCACGCTCGGCGTGCTGGTGCTGCTGCTGGCGTTGCTGGCGAGCTGGCGGCGTCGCGATGCGCTGCTGGCGGTACTCGCCGGCGCCGTATTCGCCGCGTTCGGCGTGGGCCTGTACATGCGCGGCGAACACCTGTGGTCGTCGCTGCTGGCGGCCTGCGCGATCGCGCTGCCGCTGATCGCCGCGATCCGCCTGCCGCGGCCCGGCGCCTGGAAGATCTGCGTGCTGGCGCTGGCGGTGATCATCTTCCAGGCGATGCTCGGCATGTGGACGGTGACCTTGCTGCTCAAGCCCATCGTGGTGATGGGCCACCTGCTCGGCGGCATGGCCACGTTCGCGCTGCTGGCCTACGCCGCGCTGCGTTTCGCCGGCGTGGCGGCAGCGGGCGATGGCCTTGCCGACCTGCGCCGGCTGGTGGCCGTCGGCATCGTGCTGCTGCTGTGCCAGATCGCGCTGGGCGGCTGGACCTCGGCGAATTACGCCGCGCTGGCCTGCGGCTACGGCCCGGGCTCGTTCCCCGAGTGCCTCGGCCAGTGGGCGCCGCCCGCCGATTTCCGCGAGGGCTTCGTGTTGTGGCGCGGCATCGGCGTGAACTACGAGGGTGGCGTGCTCGACATGGCCGCGCGCAGCGCGATCCAGATCGCGCATCGGCTGGGCGCGCTGGTGGTGTTCTGCTACCTCGGCTGGCTGGCGGTTCGCACGGCGCGGCATGGCCTGCGCGCGCTGGGCTTGGCGATCGCGCTGGCGCTGGCGGCCCAAGTGCTGCTGGGCATCAGCAACGTGTACTTCGGCCTGCCGCTGGCGGTGGCGACCGCACACAATGGGATAGCGGCCCTGCTGCTGTTCACCCTGTTGGCCACGCTGGCGCGCACGCAGCGGCGGCATGACGCGTCGATGTTCCTGTCGTTGGGGCGAGCGTGA
- the cyoE gene encoding heme o synthase translates to MSVFHEYLQLTKPRIVALLVFCAVIGMFLAVPGVPPWRVLVFGTLGIWLASSSAAAFNQLIDQRIDKVMVRTAHRPLATGHLNPRQVFVFALVLGIASMLVLVLWVNTLTAVLTFAGLIGYAVIYTAFLKRASPQNIVIGGLAGAIPPVLGWTAVTGALHPYALQLCLIIFVWTPPHFWALAIFRRDDYSRAQVPMLPVTHGVVFTRWHILFYTVLLVLVTLLPALTGMSGLVYLGGAAVLGGAFLYYAVRLLNPPDELYAMRVFSYSIVYLMALFAFLLVDHWLLPPLMPSGPSSVSIG, encoded by the coding sequence ATGAGCGTTTTCCATGAGTACCTGCAACTGACCAAGCCGCGCATCGTCGCGCTGCTGGTGTTCTGCGCGGTGATCGGCATGTTCCTCGCCGTGCCCGGGGTGCCGCCGTGGCGGGTGCTGGTGTTCGGCACGCTGGGCATCTGGCTGGCGTCGTCCTCGGCGGCCGCGTTCAACCAGCTGATCGACCAGCGCATCGACAAGGTGATGGTGCGCACGGCGCACCGGCCGCTGGCCACCGGCCATCTCAATCCGCGCCAGGTGTTCGTGTTCGCGCTGGTGCTGGGCATCGCCTCGATGCTGGTGCTGGTGCTGTGGGTCAACACGTTGACCGCGGTGCTGACTTTCGCCGGCCTGATCGGCTACGCGGTGATCTACACCGCGTTCCTGAAGCGCGCCTCGCCGCAGAACATCGTGATCGGCGGCCTGGCCGGGGCGATCCCGCCGGTGCTGGGCTGGACCGCGGTTACCGGCGCGCTGCACCCGTACGCGCTGCAGCTGTGCCTGATCATCTTCGTGTGGACGCCGCCGCACTTCTGGGCGCTGGCGATCTTCCGCCGGGACGACTACTCGCGCGCGCAGGTGCCGATGCTGCCGGTGACCCACGGCGTGGTGTTCACCCGCTGGCACATCCTGTTCTACACCGTGCTGCTGGTGCTGGTGACCCTGCTGCCGGCGCTGACCGGGATGAGCGGGCTGGTCTACCTGGGTGGTGCCGCGGTGCTGGGCGGGGCGTTCCTCTATTACGCGGTGCGTCTGCTGAATCCGCCGGACGAGCTGTACGCGATGAGGGTGTTCAGCTACTCCATCGTCTACCTGATGGCGCTGTTCGCGTTCCTGCTGGTCGACCACTGGCTGCTGCCGCCGCTGATGCCTTCAGGCCCGTCGTCGGTATCGATCGGCTGA